The proteins below are encoded in one region of Parvicella tangerina:
- a CDS encoding LamG-like jellyroll fold domain-containing protein encodes MKKLTFCLSAILFLNGYLFGQVAGYSFNNGNANDEIGNNHGTVSGASLTFDRFGNANHAYLFDGVDDNINFGDDPAFQMGTGSFSVSLWIKTDSIVPTGDILGKKNTSSGDNYNQYSLSFNNSAGLIQGALRGNAGSSSNHTLGSNAIDTTGWNHIVLTYDTACDCSSLYINNTLTDSDTLDLAPSTFDVTGFPLVLGWRNAQSDYPFKGVIDDLYIYKTSLTNAQIDSLYSGPNIAGIGTTKTQNLVTAYPNPTTGLIYLTENASLIKVYTLTGKLISSFNNTNTVDLSNLSRGIYLIEINTPKDVQTERLIIE; translated from the coding sequence ATGAAGAAACTAACGTTTTGCCTATCAGCTATCTTATTTCTTAATGGCTATCTATTTGGTCAGGTCGCTGGCTACTCGTTTAATAACGGAAATGCGAATGATGAAATTGGCAATAATCACGGAACCGTAAGTGGGGCATCTCTCACCTTTGATCGCTTTGGCAATGCTAACCATGCCTACCTTTTTGATGGAGTTGATGACAATATCAACTTTGGTGATGATCCAGCTTTTCAAATGGGAACTGGTAGCTTTTCGGTTTCACTTTGGATAAAAACAGATTCCATCGTTCCTACAGGAGATATTCTCGGAAAAAAGAACACAAGCTCTGGCGATAACTACAACCAATACTCGCTTTCATTTAATAATAGTGCTGGATTAATTCAAGGTGCGCTGAGAGGAAATGCAGGCTCATCAAGTAATCATACGCTCGGATCAAATGCAATTGACACAACAGGGTGGAACCATATTGTTTTGACCTATGACACCGCTTGTGACTGCAGTAGTTTATATATCAACAACACCCTTACAGATTCGGATACGCTTGATCTCGCACCTTCTACTTTTGACGTCACAGGATTCCCTTTAGTATTGGGTTGGAGAAATGCACAGTCAGACTATCCTTTCAAAGGTGTTATCGATGACCTTTACATCTATAAAACTAGTTTAACCAACGCTCAAATTGATTCTCTTTACAGCGGACCGAACATAGCAGGAATTGGAACTACCAAAACTCAAAATCTTGTTACGGCCTACCCTAACCCAACAACAGGATTGATCTACTTAACTGAAAACGCATCCTTAATAAAGGTTTACACACTGACGGGTAAACTGATTAGTAGCTTTAACAACACTAATACAGTTGACCTTAGTAATTTATCAAGAGGAATCTACCTAATCGAGATCAATACCCCTAAAGACGTCCAAACAGAACGACTAATAATTGAGTAG
- a CDS encoding histidine kinase, which translates to MYDFQEKTVYSMAQAKNGNVWLGTSNGLYRFDGMDFKKYVYPNYEIEYSNIKIDQFDRVWCSNFSGQLFCVEEDSLKVIIDESYDQELIANYYIVSEDALYYTSHNKSIIHLDLNNNSETVVFSVGKYRCISDSFQKDNEIIFTEVRNSKDVTVRTITLHTLDINNSNISPLDSFQIELYSSKEFAGSLEDKIFYIQNHVSQNLCLIGANNHYCKSSPDFSNQEVNNFLSLNDSVLFMLGVSGTYQYKLHQDSLIKTKWSNLKNSSNLLIDQENNVWISTLDRGVFIQTNNAITATLIHPSESIRKVKQLGNGKYAYLTDESKLYLFTANGPTLIQKDVNPNFNIGYNHYDSTILLPSTDDYYDLSAAQFKTKAFTNYFKHLHPIDEGVCLLTGERLDLVSMDKNYNMNNLGYRLHLKKSPETEYFEAIATVKRSNLITEEGNKNHLYVMFTDGLVHFTKDKEEETMYYDGKPILASAMHSDSSSGIWVGSNTGLIHRIQDGIITQTFDVGSNLLDIQGTDSLVYGLTNVGILRLDISSGESTLINQYDGLLEEEITKIYIENDSLLIWGEHHLQKLPLTYDKTNPIAPRVSINQLSINEEPVKLSENILLGPDENNIEFQFNSLGIKSRKGQIYHFRIKELSDQWEQTSYAAPFARYSQLSPGSYTFELKACNEDGVFSEVKTFHFTIDKPMYQKWWFITAVVLVVLTTLFLLVRYRMSVLRKQNVLEKEKESLKKQTYKSKITAIRAQMNPHFMFNALNTIQEFIVTNQGNVASEYLADFADLMRKYLDQSKEEEISLQEELETMEIYLRLENLRFDNQLDYKIDIKGDIDTYATTIPVMLLQPFVENAIKHGLLHKEGQKKLTISVFNSSNELTIEITDNGIGREASSRINQKKQRKHESFASSAIEERIQLINQTSPHKISIHFDDLMNQSQQPSGTKVTLTIKQSA; encoded by the coding sequence ATGTACGACTTTCAAGAGAAGACAGTCTACAGTATGGCTCAAGCTAAGAATGGTAATGTCTGGCTGGGAACATCCAATGGACTTTATCGATTTGACGGTATGGACTTCAAGAAATATGTTTATCCAAACTATGAAATTGAATATTCAAATATTAAAATAGATCAATTTGACCGGGTCTGGTGCTCCAACTTCTCAGGTCAATTGTTTTGCGTAGAGGAAGATTCACTCAAAGTGATCATTGATGAGTCTTATGATCAAGAGCTGATTGCTAACTATTATATTGTATCTGAAGATGCACTTTATTACACATCTCACAACAAAAGCATCATTCATTTAGACCTCAACAATAATAGCGAAACTGTCGTTTTTAGTGTCGGAAAATACCGATGTATTTCAGATTCGTTCCAGAAAGACAATGAAATTATCTTTACCGAAGTAAGAAACAGTAAGGACGTAACAGTTAGGACAATTACTTTGCATACGCTTGACATTAACAACTCAAACATTTCCCCCTTAGACTCGTTTCAAATCGAACTTTACTCCTCTAAGGAATTTGCAGGATCTCTAGAAGACAAAATCTTTTACATTCAGAATCACGTCAGTCAAAACCTATGCTTAATCGGTGCTAACAATCATTACTGCAAGAGCTCACCAGACTTCTCGAATCAGGAGGTTAATAATTTTTTATCTCTCAATGATTCTGTTCTCTTCATGCTTGGTGTGAGCGGAACGTATCAATATAAGCTCCATCAAGATAGTCTGATTAAAACCAAATGGAGCAACCTTAAGAACTCATCAAACTTATTGATCGATCAGGAAAACAACGTATGGATTTCCACCTTAGACAGAGGTGTTTTTATCCAAACTAATAACGCTATCACTGCTACGCTAATTCATCCTTCTGAATCCATTCGAAAAGTGAAGCAACTAGGTAATGGTAAATATGCTTACTTAACAGATGAAAGTAAGCTTTATTTGTTCACAGCAAATGGACCAACTCTTATCCAGAAGGACGTTAACCCAAATTTCAATATTGGATATAACCACTACGACAGCACAATATTACTCCCAAGTACTGATGACTATTACGACCTTTCAGCAGCTCAATTTAAGACAAAAGCTTTTACCAATTATTTTAAACATTTACATCCCATAGATGAAGGAGTCTGTCTATTAACGGGTGAACGCTTAGATCTTGTGTCAATGGATAAGAACTATAACATGAATAACCTCGGTTATAGGCTCCATTTAAAAAAATCACCAGAAACAGAGTATTTTGAGGCGATTGCGACTGTAAAAAGGAGCAATTTGATCACGGAAGAAGGCAACAAAAATCATCTGTATGTGATGTTTACAGATGGCCTAGTTCATTTCACCAAAGACAAAGAGGAGGAGACAATGTATTACGATGGGAAACCAATTCTAGCAAGTGCCATGCACAGTGATTCATCCTCAGGAATTTGGGTCGGATCCAATACAGGACTTATTCATCGAATACAGGATGGAATTATTACCCAGACTTTTGATGTAGGTTCTAACCTTCTTGATATTCAAGGTACTGACTCTCTTGTTTATGGACTTACCAATGTCGGAATTTTGCGATTGGATATCAGCTCAGGTGAATCTACACTCATCAATCAATATGATGGATTGCTGGAGGAAGAGATTACAAAAATCTATATTGAGAATGACTCTTTGCTGATTTGGGGGGAACATCATTTGCAAAAGCTACCGCTTACTTACGATAAAACCAACCCGATTGCTCCCAGAGTTTCCATCAACCAACTCAGCATAAATGAAGAGCCTGTAAAACTTTCTGAGAACATCCTTTTAGGACCTGATGAAAACAATATTGAATTCCAATTTAATAGCTTAGGGATTAAAAGTAGGAAGGGACAGATTTATCATTTCAGAATTAAAGAGCTATCAGACCAATGGGAACAAACAAGTTATGCAGCCCCCTTTGCTAGATATTCTCAACTCTCACCTGGTAGTTACACCTTTGAACTCAAAGCATGTAACGAAGATGGCGTTTTTTCAGAGGTAAAAACATTTCATTTCACCATTGACAAGCCTATGTATCAAAAATGGTGGTTTATTACGGCCGTTGTATTGGTAGTTCTTACTACCCTATTTCTATTGGTTCGTTACAGAATGAGTGTTTTGAGAAAACAAAACGTATTGGAAAAAGAAAAAGAAAGTCTTAAAAAACAAACCTATAAATCAAAGATCACAGCTATCAGAGCACAGATGAATCCTCATTTCATGTTTAATGCTTTGAATACCATTCAGGAATTTATCGTGACCAACCAAGGTAACGTAGCCAGCGAATATTTAGCAGATTTTGCAGACTTGATGCGTAAATACCTTGATCAGAGCAAAGAGGAAGAGATTTCACTTCAGGAAGAACTGGAAACAATGGAAATCTATTTAAGGCTAGAGAACCTGCGTTTTGATAATCAATTAGATTATAAAATAGATATAAAAGGTGATATTGACACATACGCTACAACAATACCGGTAATGTTGCTACAGCCTTTTGTAGAAAATGCCATAAAACATGGCTTATTGCATAAAGAAGGTCAGAAAAAACTAACCATCTCAGTTTTCAATAGTAGTAACGAATTAACAATCGAAATTACCGACAATGGTATTGGTCGAGAAGCTTCTTCAAGGATCAATCAAAAAAAACAGCGAAAGCATGAATCTTTTGCGAGTAGTGCGATTGAGGAGCGTATACAATTAATTAATCAGACCAGTCCGCACAAAATCAGCATTCATTTTGACGATCTCATGAATCAATCTCAACAACCATCTGGCACCAAGGTAACATTAACGATCAAACAATCGGCTTAA
- a CDS encoding LytR/AlgR family response regulator transcription factor: MKAIIIEDEARARSLLRNLLESNCKDDIEHIYEATALKPGVELIKNHRPEIVFLDIEMPNEQGVEILNYFSTEEIDFDIVFTTAYSEFALKAFEMNAIDYILKPLRPSKVIEVVKKVKENRQSNKIQERLAELKKSLSNHSFNKIGLPVSDGILFLPIEEIINIEADGMYTKVFTINDGTLTISKPLKFYEHLLSSEYPFYRPHRSHLVNLKYLKQYIRKDGNYCLLENGNTIPISKEKKDEFLAVLTEI, encoded by the coding sequence ATGAAGGCTATTATTATTGAAGATGAAGCAAGAGCGCGGTCACTCCTGAGAAACTTACTAGAAAGCAACTGTAAAGACGATATTGAACACATCTATGAAGCTACAGCGCTAAAACCAGGTGTGGAACTCATTAAGAATCATCGTCCGGAAATTGTTTTTCTCGACATTGAAATGCCCAATGAACAGGGAGTCGAAATCTTAAATTATTTTTCGACTGAAGAGATTGATTTCGACATCGTTTTTACGACAGCCTACAGTGAATTTGCACTGAAAGCTTTTGAGATGAATGCCATTGACTACATTTTGAAACCTCTTCGTCCCTCCAAGGTGATTGAAGTCGTTAAAAAAGTTAAAGAGAATAGACAAAGTAACAAAATACAAGAACGCTTAGCGGAACTCAAGAAATCATTAAGTAATCACTCGTTCAATAAAATAGGACTTCCAGTATCTGATGGAATTTTATTTCTACCCATTGAAGAAATTATCAATATTGAGGCTGATGGAATGTATACAAAAGTATTCACCATAAATGATGGGACATTGACCATCTCCAAACCCTTGAAGTTTTACGAACACCTACTCTCCAGCGAATATCCATTCTACAGACCACATCGATCACATTTGGTTAACCTAAAGTACCTCAAGCAATACATCCGAAAGGATGGTAATTATTGTTTATTAGAAAACGGCAACACTATTCCCATCTCCAAAGAAAAGAAAGACGAGTTTTTAGCTGTACTCACTGAAATTTGA
- the rlmD gene encoding 23S rRNA (uracil(1939)-C(5))-methyltransferase RlmD produces the protein MNLKKGAEIELEIEELAFGGKGLTRIQTEQGGFVIFVVNTIPGQKVKAKVLKKRKKHAECRLLEVLEQSPLEQDVPYQKISGAPYIQLPHEKQIEFKKQASLDLFRKLGDIQNAPELFDEFIQSPLVHNYRNKMEYSFSVIRHDIDTNEEHDDFGLGFKRTGTWWKVENLDKASGLFDEEWENKLHIIREYLISTGLPAWHPPKKEGFFRHIVVRKSFANNELLINLVTSSDGLDKFNKELFIKKLIDTYRDRIAGVIHTINDDVADRAKLEHGPSDVIYGKHLIVEELLGLKFEISMQSFFQTNPSSAEKLYQKVIDYASEGRDLNGKVIMDLFCGTGTIGQLLASQLKEAQIVGVDIVPSAIENAKRNAKLNNIEGVEFFAEDVGKFLLNHPDYKGKIDTIVLDPPRAGIAPKALKRVIELGADRIVYVSCNPATQARDARDLRNAGYDLKKLSLVDQFPHTAHVESIMLFEK, from the coding sequence ATGAACCTGAAGAAAGGAGCAGAAATTGAGTTAGAGATAGAGGAATTAGCTTTTGGTGGCAAAGGTCTAACGAGAATCCAAACAGAGCAAGGTGGTTTCGTAATTTTTGTGGTCAACACGATCCCTGGGCAGAAAGTAAAGGCAAAAGTTCTGAAAAAACGTAAGAAGCATGCGGAATGTAGATTACTTGAGGTTTTAGAGCAATCCCCTTTAGAACAAGACGTTCCTTACCAGAAAATTTCGGGAGCTCCGTACATTCAATTACCGCACGAGAAACAAATTGAATTTAAAAAGCAAGCATCACTCGATCTATTCAGAAAACTAGGTGACATTCAGAATGCACCAGAGCTATTTGATGAGTTCATCCAATCTCCACTTGTCCATAATTACCGAAACAAGATGGAGTACTCATTCTCGGTGATTCGTCATGACATTGATACGAACGAAGAGCACGATGACTTTGGTCTTGGTTTTAAACGTACAGGAACTTGGTGGAAAGTTGAAAATCTAGATAAAGCTTCTGGACTCTTTGATGAGGAGTGGGAAAACAAATTGCACATCATTCGAGAATATTTGATTTCAACAGGCCTACCCGCTTGGCACCCCCCTAAAAAGGAAGGCTTCTTTAGGCACATTGTTGTACGAAAAAGTTTTGCCAACAATGAGCTACTAATCAACTTAGTTACCTCAAGTGATGGGTTAGATAAATTCAATAAAGAGTTGTTTATCAAAAAGTTGATCGACACATACAGAGATCGAATAGCAGGGGTTATCCACACCATTAATGATGACGTAGCTGACAGAGCAAAGTTAGAACATGGACCTAGCGATGTCATTTACGGAAAGCATTTAATTGTAGAAGAATTACTCGGATTGAAATTTGAAATCAGCATGCAGAGTTTCTTCCAGACTAATCCTTCTTCTGCTGAAAAGTTATATCAAAAAGTGATCGATTATGCCAGCGAAGGAAGAGACCTCAATGGCAAAGTGATTATGGATCTCTTTTGTGGAACGGGGACTATAGGACAACTGCTTGCTTCTCAATTAAAAGAAGCACAGATTGTAGGTGTAGACATTGTTCCCTCAGCCATCGAAAACGCCAAACGAAATGCCAAGCTTAATAATATAGAAGGTGTTGAGTTCTTTGCGGAAGACGTAGGTAAGTTCTTACTCAATCACCCAGACTATAAAGGAAAAATCGACACGATAGTTCTAGACCCACCACGGGCTGGAATCGCTCCCAAAGCATTAAAAAGAGTAATTGAATTGGGTGCAGACAGAATTGTCTATGTGAGCTGCAACCCAGCCACTCAAGCGCGCGATGCCAGGGATCTACGAAATGCTGGATATGACCTCAAAAAACTAAGTTTAGTAGACCAGTTTCCTCATACAGCACATGTAGAGAGTATTATGTTGTTTGAGAAATGA
- a CDS encoding peroxiredoxin has product MLKVGDKCPLFKGIDQNGDEFDASTVIGKKRCVIYFYPKNETKVCTAQACAFRDAYETFKDNNCEVIGISGDSAKSHQAFAENHSLPFVLISDGDKSIRKLFEVPKDFLIIPGRYTFIVDENGIILEIFHDAAGSSSHTKTAFNVLNIDPL; this is encoded by the coding sequence ATGTTAAAAGTTGGAGATAAGTGTCCGTTATTTAAAGGAATCGACCAAAACGGAGATGAATTTGATGCCTCAACGGTAATCGGCAAAAAAAGGTGTGTGATCTACTTCTACCCAAAAAACGAAACAAAGGTATGCACTGCTCAGGCCTGCGCATTTAGAGATGCTTATGAAACATTCAAAGACAACAATTGTGAAGTAATTGGCATTAGTGGAGATTCAGCGAAAAGTCACCAAGCCTTTGCTGAGAATCACTCGTTGCCTTTTGTTTTAATATCAGATGGCGACAAATCCATTCGAAAATTATTTGAAGTACCCAAGGACTTTCTGATTATTCCTGGGAGATACACCTTCATCGTGGATGAAAATGGGATTATACTCGAGATTTTTCATGATGCTGCTGGTTCAAGCAGCCATACGAAAACAGCGTTTAACGTACTTAATATTGATCCACTATGA
- a CDS encoding tetratricopeptide repeat protein: MRNIWMFVLSVFLVGNGLAQDDEFIDKLDSLGGLDDSTKAIMAYNNGLDLMSAKDFSQAIQQFNEAFSKNNEMHDAIFNRGLCYKHLGSYDKAIGDWNSVIAKDSTHELARYEIAHYYFKEGKYAEAQPHLDELMKMNPKEAKYAYDRGVIDFVNGDLDAALEKYNAALNANPKHAYALNDRGSIYMKNGELDKAIADYEKAAKADSKSAFIFNNLGSAYRKNGDMDKAIEAYSKAVKLKDDYAIALNNRGMAYFAKGELEKARGDFDKALSIDAMYALAYNNRASISIKKEEWEAAVRDANKAIELNADFAYAYYNRAIAKEMLRDLDQACEDWNKSYELGLDAGKTQMNIWCNQ, encoded by the coding sequence ATGAGAAATATCTGGATGTTCGTGCTGAGTGTCTTTTTGGTCGGAAATGGACTCGCACAGGACGATGAGTTTATTGATAAATTGGATTCTTTAGGAGGGCTGGATGATAGCACAAAAGCGATCATGGCATACAACAACGGCTTAGATTTGATGAGTGCTAAAGACTTTAGTCAGGCGATTCAGCAGTTTAACGAGGCTTTCAGTAAGAATAACGAGATGCATGATGCGATCTTTAACAGAGGCTTGTGTTATAAGCATTTGGGAAGCTATGATAAAGCAATAGGGGATTGGAATTCGGTGATTGCTAAAGATTCCACCCACGAGTTGGCTCGTTATGAAATTGCGCACTATTACTTTAAGGAGGGGAAATATGCAGAAGCTCAACCTCACCTTGATGAGTTGATGAAGATGAATCCCAAAGAGGCTAAATATGCTTATGACAGGGGAGTGATTGATTTTGTTAATGGTGATTTGGATGCTGCACTTGAAAAGTATAACGCTGCACTGAATGCCAATCCAAAACATGCTTATGCGCTCAATGACAGGGGAAGTATTTACATGAAAAATGGCGAGTTAGACAAGGCTATAGCAGATTATGAAAAAGCAGCTAAAGCTGATAGTAAGTCTGCTTTTATTTTCAATAACCTTGGTTCTGCATATCGAAAAAATGGAGATATGGATAAAGCCATCGAAGCCTATTCTAAAGCAGTGAAATTAAAAGATGATTACGCCATTGCTTTGAATAATCGAGGGATGGCTTATTTCGCTAAAGGAGAGTTGGAGAAAGCAAGAGGAGACTTTGATAAGGCCTTGAGTATTGATGCGATGTATGCTTTGGCTTACAATAACAGAGCATCGATCAGTATTAAAAAAGAGGAGTGGGAAGCTGCCGTGAGAGATGCCAACAAAGCAATTGAACTAAATGCTGATTTTGCCTATGCTTACTACAATAGAGCTATTGCAAAAGAAATGTTAAGAGATCTGGACCAAGCGTGTGAAGATTGGAACAAGTCTTATGAGCTAGGTTTGGACGCAGGAAAGACACAAATGAATATCTGGTGTAACCAATAA
- a CDS encoding OmpA family protein, with amino-acid sequence MRKVVGILGLIIASMAMYGQDNSIPFEKKLFKDNKDAFKIAVENLESGDELYNTGMRTLWSQAIPYYERAQSFNPKNARLNYKLGDCYLASNTKTKSLEYFKTAYELNPNIQVDIHYKLGRGYHLSAQFEKAIKEYKIHLSKLTGKDNGPMIKQTKKLIKECETGMEMVANPIRVWVDNLGSKINSAYPDYAAQITADESMIIFTTRRPSVYNEEMINGMYNEDVYISKKDENGNWQQATLISKNINDKENDAVSGLSPDGNKLFLYYHSGNDGGNLYESNMTDEGWSKPEDLGKNINTKKSWDTDASLSYDGKRLYFVSDKEGTMGGRDIWYSDWDEEKERWGESVNIGAPINTEYDEVGIFIHPDGKTMYFSSDGQKGMGGFDIYSSEIQPDGTWSQPENVGYPVCTPDDDVFFTISASGIHGYYASFREDGEGEKDLYMITFLGKPKEPLLAGEDNLIASVTKPVEEEIVQTKLDVAVKNLSILKGKVLDAETKKPLKASVELSDNKAGTQVSAVETPAESGKFLMSLPAGKNYGIAVKSDGYLFHSENFDIPADAGYQEYEKVILMKKVKVGESIVLRNIFFDLDKYSLKDESKTELDRLYTLLVENPTLVIEISGHTDTQGSAAYNQQLSEDRAKAVVDYLVAYGIERTRFEYKGYGETKPMISDAEIAKMKSSTQKKEAHAQNRRTEFKILKY; translated from the coding sequence ATGAGAAAAGTAGTAGGAATATTAGGTTTAATTATTGCCTCAATGGCAATGTATGGACAGGACAACTCGATCCCATTTGAAAAGAAGTTGTTCAAGGATAATAAAGATGCATTTAAAATAGCCGTTGAGAATCTCGAAAGTGGTGATGAACTTTACAACACAGGTATGCGAACATTATGGAGTCAAGCCATTCCATACTATGAGCGTGCGCAGTCTTTTAACCCCAAGAATGCTCGTTTAAATTATAAGCTAGGAGATTGTTATTTGGCTTCCAATACGAAAACAAAGAGTTTAGAATACTTTAAAACAGCGTATGAGCTAAATCCAAACATTCAAGTGGATATTCATTATAAGCTGGGAAGAGGTTATCACTTGTCTGCGCAGTTTGAAAAAGCAATCAAGGAATATAAGATTCACTTGTCTAAATTAACAGGTAAGGATAATGGTCCGATGATTAAACAGACGAAAAAATTAATCAAGGAATGTGAAACGGGAATGGAAATGGTTGCGAATCCTATTCGTGTTTGGGTGGATAATCTGGGTAGTAAAATTAATTCAGCCTATCCCGATTATGCTGCCCAAATTACAGCTGACGAATCCATGATCATTTTCACGACTAGGAGACCTTCAGTTTATAATGAGGAGATGATCAATGGCATGTACAATGAAGATGTTTATATTTCTAAGAAAGACGAAAATGGAAACTGGCAACAGGCAACGCTAATATCAAAAAACATCAACGATAAAGAAAATGATGCAGTTTCGGGACTGTCGCCAGATGGAAACAAGTTGTTCCTTTATTACCACTCGGGTAATGATGGAGGGAACCTGTATGAATCGAACATGACTGATGAAGGCTGGTCAAAACCAGAGGATCTTGGTAAGAATATCAATACGAAGAAGTCTTGGGATACGGACGCTTCTTTGAGCTATGATGGCAAACGATTATACTTTGTTTCGGACAAAGAAGGTACCATGGGTGGACGTGATATTTGGTATTCAGATTGGGATGAGGAGAAAGAGCGCTGGGGTGAATCCGTAAATATTGGAGCTCCAATTAACACAGAATATGACGAAGTAGGTATTTTTATTCACCCTGATGGTAAGACCATGTACTTTTCTAGTGACGGACAAAAAGGTATGGGAGGATTTGATATTTATTCCTCAGAAATTCAGCCTGACGGAACCTGGTCACAACCTGAGAATGTGGGCTATCCAGTATGTACACCAGATGATGATGTCTTTTTTACAATTTCTGCAAGTGGTATTCATGGCTATTACGCATCATTTAGAGAGGATGGTGAAGGTGAGAAAGATTTGTATATGATCACTTTCTTAGGTAAGCCAAAAGAGCCATTATTAGCTGGTGAGGATAACTTGATAGCGAGTGTTACGAAACCTGTTGAGGAGGAGATTGTGCAGACGAAACTAGACGTTGCTGTAAAAAATCTTTCTATACTCAAAGGGAAGGTGCTGGATGCGGAAACCAAGAAGCCTCTAAAAGCTTCCGTGGAATTATCAGATAACAAAGCAGGCACTCAAGTATCTGCAGTGGAGACTCCAGCAGAAAGCGGAAAATTTTTAATGTCGCTTCCAGCAGGGAAGAATTATGGTATTGCCGTAAAGTCTGACGGTTACTTGTTTCACTCTGAGAATTTTGATATTCCCGCAGATGCAGGTTATCAAGAATATGAGAAAGTAATTCTGATGAAGAAGGTGAAAGTAGGAGAGAGTATTGTTTTGAGAAACATCTTTTTTGACTTGGATAAGTACAGTTTGAAGGATGAGTCAAAAACTGAGTTAGATCGATTATATACACTTTTGGTAGAAAACCCAACCTTGGTGATAGAAATTTCTGGTCATACCGATACGCAAGGTTCCGCAGCTTACAATCAGCAACTTTCTGAGGACAGAGCGAAAGCGGTTGTAGATTACCTAGTAGCTTATGGAATTGAAAGAACAAGATTTGAATACAAGGGTTACGGAGAAACTAAACCAATGATCTCAGACGCTGAAATTGCGAAGATGAAGTCTTCTACCCAAAAGAAAGAGGCGCATGCGCAGAATAGACGTACGGAGTTTAAGATTTTGAAGTATTAG